TTCTTGACCACGAACGGGGTCATCTGATTCGTCGAATGTGTCGATCAATTCGATTCCCTGGTGCCTGGCACCGCCCAAGTTCCACGCGCCGTGCGAAGAATCATACCGGCGAAGCGAATGACAATCGATGCCGCGAGTCCTGCCCAAATACCTCCCAATCCCCAGCCATATCCCAACGCGATCAACGTCAATGGCACATAGACGCCTATCGTTGCAATGAGCGTGATCGTGCGCAAAAAACCAACATCACCGGCTCCGACAAGAACTCCATCCGACGCAAAGACCACGCCCGCTACCGGTTGTAGTGCCACCAGCCAGGGCCACAGCACCTGGATCTGTTGGCGGACAGGTGACGACGAGGTGAAGGCCAAAGGGACGAGCCACCAACCAGGGATCAGCACAACGGCTAAGGAAAATCCAGCGTAGGCACCATAGCGAGCGACTTGCCAAGCTAATCGTCGCGCTTCACGGGTATCATCTCTCCCCAACGCGGCACCGACCAACGACTGAGCCGCGATAGCGAACGAATCGAGTAGCAGTGTGGTCAACAGTTAGCGATTTCATGGTAGTCCATTCCATCGCCTCGCAAGACCACTAAGCGGCTTGCTCCGGGGCACCTGCAA
This portion of the Ferrimicrobium sp. genome encodes:
- a CDS encoding MATE family efflux transporter; translation: MTTLLLDSFAIAAQSLVGAALGRDDTREARRLAWQVARYGAYAGFSLAVVLIPGWWLVPLAFTSSSPVRQQIQVLWPWLVALQPVAGVVFASDGVLVGAGDVGFLRTITLIATIGVYVPLTLIALGYGWGLGGIWAGLAASIVIRFAGMILRTARGTWAVPGTRESN